Part of the Penicillium digitatum chromosome 4, complete sequence genome is shown below.
ACTGGGCTAGTTTTCTACCGAGACAGAATTAATATAGCCATCCGCTAGAACCTACTAGCATTGCCACCGTCTTGCCACAAATTGTACTTGTCTCACCTGTGAATGTGGGGTCGATAGTCTAGAACATGTTGTAGGACAATATCAAGGTATCTTATTCTGTAAAGTACAGGGGTTGTAGATGTTGGACGAAGTACTTTTGTAGCGAAATGATAACAGAAGATAGGATTGGATAATCTTCCAATCTAACAATCGACGATGTTTCCTGACCGGGAACACTTTGGAGGTGATGTGTGATGTGATGTCAGGTGACCCACCTTTTTCGTCCCGACGCGTTGGCGATTAGGACATAAAAAAACTATCGACATGTTTTGTCCGTGATTGATTTCAGAGAGACTGCAAGATTATGGGTATCCAAGACTGAATGGTTTCCCCACGTGCCAAGGTCGGAGCCTCGCGCTCGGCCAAATCCTCCAACCCCACGCATCGCGGCTATACGTCACTGCAGAATCCAACGATCGAACACTCAACCTCAGAGAGCAATCGGGAACAAAAGGATGAATTGGATACTCCTTCAAGTGGAGATGAATGCTCTGAGCAGGTTTATACAAAACTTCTACCTTTAAAACACGATAAGGCGCGAGATCCACGACCCTCGGATTCCAAAGCAAATGACCGGATTCTGACTTCCATCAATGTCCCCGATGACGAGCGTGATATTTCAAAGCACATTAACAAGCTTCTCGAGGTGGATCACACTGCGCTGTCGGACTCACTCGCCACAGATTTGGAGGAGGGATACTCGGGCAGAGACTATCTGGTTCTTAGTGATCGAGATAGTGACGACCATGGCATCCCACCGGACAAGGGCTGGTTGCTAAAAGACAAAGAGAACGAATATGAGAAGAAAGGCATGGACTGGAGGTCACTGTTCCGTCTGCATTCGTGGTGGAATATTGTCGGCGCGTTGACAATCGCCCTTCTGGTAGTCTGGCTTTCGATCAAGGGACTACCCTGGTCCTCTGCCGGAGCTGCCTTTGATGAATATGtaggccttttttttttaaaattaaTCCTTCGAACATCTAGAAATCAGCCACTCATACATCACAGCAAGCGGTTCCCTGGTACCCTACTCCCCTTGGCGGAACGAGTGAACAATGGAAGGAAAGTTATATCAAGGCCCAACACATGGTCAAAGAAATGACTCTTGCCGAAAAAGTGAACGTCACAACCGGAACAGGATGGCAAATGGGACTCTGTGTTGGAAATACTGGTAGGCCCTTGGTATCTCCTCAGTACGATGGTTATGCAAACACTGACGCGAACTATGTGGTCTAGGACCTGCTGAACACGTCAAATTCCCTTCTCTTTGCCTACAAGACGGCCCACTTGGACTCCGATTCGTGCAAAACATTACAGCCTTCCCCGCAGGAATCACCACGGGTGCGACATGGAACCGTGAGCTTATGCAGAAGAGGGGCTATGCTCTTGGAAAGGAAGCGCGGCTGAAAGGCGTGAACATCATTCTCGGTCCATCCATGGGGCCGCTCGGCATGATGCCTGCTGGTGGTCGTAATTGGGAGGCATTTGGTTCAGATCCGGTTTTGCAAGGCGTGGCTGCGGCAGAGACCATTCGCGGTATCCAGCGGAACGGGGTCATGGCGACGGCGAAACATTTTATTGGGAATGAACAAGAACACTTCCGCCAGTCGTTTGAATGGGGTACTCCAACTGCACTCTCGTCGAATATTGATGATCGTGCCCTGCACGAGGTCTTTGCCTGGCCCTTCGCGGAGAGTGTACGTGCCGACGTGGCTAGTGTCATGTGCTCCTACCAAATGGTCAACAACAGCTATGCTTGCGAGAATAGTAAGCTCATTAATGGTATTCTGAAAGATGAGCTCGGCTTTCAGGGATTCGTGCAGTCGGACTGGCTGGCTCAGCGCTCAGGCGTTCACAGCGCCATTGGAGGCCTTGATATGAGCATGCCCGGTGATGGCCTCCATTGGGTCGACGGTGTCCCGCTCTGGGGAAGTGAACTGACCCGTGCAGCGTTGAACACGTCTGTTCCCATGGAGCGTTTGAACGATATGGTCACTCGTATCGTGGCCGCCTGGTACCATTTCCAACAGGACTCTTGGGAACCCCCATCACCCGAGGGGGATGGCGGTCCGAACTTCTCCTCCTGGACGAAAGAGCGAGTCGGACACTTACACGAAGGCTCACCGGATAATGACGCAACAGGCGTGGTCAACAAATTTGTCGACGCACAAGGAACCGGCGAGCACGCTCATTCCATCGTTGCTCGCCGTATCGCCGCAGAAGGCACTGTGCTTTTGAAAAATGTCAACAATACACTTCCACTCTTGCGTACACAGTCCGCATCCGATGGCAAATACCGGGTCGGTGTATACGGTGAAGACGCTGGTCCCGGCCAAGGACCGAACGCTTGCGCTGACCGAGGATGTAATCAAGGCACCTTGGCCTCTGGTTGGGGTAGCGGGGCTGTAGACTTCCCTTACTTGATCAGTCCGTGGGAAGCACTGCAAAATGCGTGGCCGAAAGACTCTGTGGATGTGAAGGCTTACTTGACGAACAACGTTGCACCTCAAGACCTCGGAGCGCAGGACCTCTGTTTGGTTTTTGTCAACGCAGATGGAGGCGAAGGATTTATCCGCAGTGACGGCATTGACGCAGACAGAAATGACCTCTTTCTGCAAAAGAACGGCACTCAGTTGGTAGAAGCGGCGGCCAAACACTGCGGCGGTGGCCAAGGGAGAACCGTGGTGATTGTACACTCCATTGGTCCTGTTGTAATGGAGTCTTGGATTAACCTTCCTGGTGTGCACGCTGTACTGTATGCAAATCTACCGGGGCAAGAAAGCGGGAATGCATTAAAGGACGTTCTGTTTGGAGATGTCGATGCCAGTGGACGACTACCATATACCATCGGACGAAGCCTACAAGACTACGGCCCAGGGGCGCAAGTCCTGTATAAGCACACAGACCCATCCGTTCCACAGGTCAATCTTGACCAGGGCCTGTACGTTGATTACCGCTATTTCGACAAGTTCAACATCACTCCCCGATTCGAGTTCGGCTTCGGTCTGTCCTACACAACCTTCGACTATACTGCACTGAGCATAGAAAAACTGCAGAAGAAGTCCCAATGGCCTTCCAAACGGCCCAAAAACGAAGCCGACCCTCCCACATACGATGACAAACAGAGTGACCCTACTAGCAGTTTATTCCCCCCCGGTTTCCGTGCACTCCGCAAATATATCTATCCATACCTCGGGACCTTGGACGGAACCGAACCCGGCCCATACCCATACCCGGAAGGATACAAGAAACAGCAGAAACCATCCGCCGCAGGTGGCGGGCTGGGCGGGAATCCCTCCCTATACGAGGCTATGCTCGAGCTCACCATTCAAGTGACAAACACCGGCACACGCACAGGACAAGATGTGATCCAGGTCTATGTCTCCTTCCCAGAAGATGTCGCCGAGCACCGTGGACTGGGCTGGTCGCGCCAGTCGATTGAGTTCCCTGAGCGGGTCCTGCGGAATTTTTCCAAAGTCCTCCTGGAACCGGGTGAGACCAGAAATGTCAAGATGACACTGACTCGGAAGGACCTCAGCTTTTGGAGTGTTCGCGCGCAGAACTGGGTGTTGCCTACTGAAGGTAAATTCCGTATCTGGGCTGGGCGTAGTTCTAGGGATCTACCACTCGTGGTCGAGTTTTGATTCTTTGCAGGGACTTGGAATACTGTTGTACGTATCGACATCGCTCGGGTTATGGTGCTGGAGGTCTCCTCTAGATGCCACCATTTGAGGCAGGATTCGCGATTTCCTCTGTGTCTAGGCGATTAAAGAAAGTAACGAAGTAGCTGGAACAAATGGACCGTGGTAAATGATTATTCTAACGAGCAGGGCCATGTAGGGCTTGCAAAGTGCAACGAAGTCAAATAACGTATAAacttttgcttttgctttgaCATGGTAGATGCACTAAGGTATCTATCGGAAACATGCACAATACTGGCGAAAACGGCATTTAACAAAATCTAtaccgaaaaaaaagagaacagAACGCCGAAACACCGTCTATCAGAACCAATGCAGACCCAAAACATTAACATGGTGCTCATGATGCGAGGATATAGTCGAAATCATTCGCTCCGCGATTACGAATCATATTGTTGGAGCACGTGGAAGCACGTCTATTCGTCGTCGGAGTCCACGGGCTTGGGGGTACCCTTGGGGGAGTTCAACTGGAAATTAAGTTAGTATACTGTGAAAAGTAAAGACATGAACATGAGAAACTCACCCATTCAATGTAGCGCAGACGACGGCGGGTCTCACGCTCCTTCTGCTGAGCACgggtcatcttcttcttcttcttggcgCGGAACTTGAGGTCGCCTTCATCGCCAGAGTTAACGGCAGAAGGGGCGGCACTGGTAGCGGCCGAGCCAGTAGCGGGGGTGCCAGGGCCGGAAGGTGAGTTGGTAGCGCTGTCCTCGAAGCGGTCGAGACTGACGGCGTTGTTGGTACGGCTGACAACACGACCGTCCGCAATGTGCAGTTGCTCAGGGCAGAGAGCGCCCACGAACTCCTCGTTGTGAGAGATCATGACAACACCACCCTTGAAGTCACGGATGGCAACAGCGAGACCACCGAGCGAGTCACGATCCAAGAAGTTGGTCGGCTCGTCCAGGACCAGCAGATGGGGGTTGTTCCACATGG
Proteins encoded:
- a CDS encoding putative beta-glucosidase E; translated protein: MVSPRAKVGASRSAKSSNPTHRGYTSLQNPTIEHSTSESNREQKDELDTPSSGDECSEQVYTKLLPLKHDKARDPRPSDSKANDRILTSINVPDDERDISKHINKLLEVDHTALSDSLATDLEEGYSGRDYLVLSDRDSDDHGIPPDKGWLLKDKENEYEKKGMDWRSLFRLHSWWNIVGALTIALLVVWLSIKGLPWSSAGAAFDEYQAVPWYPTPLGGTSEQWKESYIKAQHMVKEMTLAEKVNVTTGTGWQMGLCVGNTGPAEHVKFPSLCLQDGPLGLRFVQNITAFPAGITTGATWNRELMQKRGYALGKEARLKGVNIILGPSMGPLGMMPAGGRNWEAFGSDPVLQGVAAAETIRGIQRNGVMATAKHFIGNEQEHFRQSFEWGTPTALSSNIDDRALHEVFAWPFAESVRADVASVMCSYQMVNNSYACENSKLINGILKDELGFQGFVQSDWLAQRSGVHSAIGGLDMSMPGDGLHWVDGVPLWGSELTRAALNTSVPMERLNDMVTRIVAAWYHFQQDSWEPPSPEGDGGPNFSSWTKERVGHLHEGSPDNDATGVVNKFVDAQGTGEHAHSIVARRIAAEGTVLLKNVNNTLPLLRTQSASDGKYRVGVYGEDAGPGQGPNACADRGCNQGTLASGWGSGAVDFPYLISPWEALQNAWPKDSVDVKAYLTNNVAPQDLGAQDLCLVFVNADGGEGFIRSDGIDADRNDLFLQKNGTQLVEAAAKHCGGGQGRTVVIVHSIGPVVMESWINLPGVHAVLYANLPGQESGNALKDVLFGDVDASGRLPYTIGRSLQDYGPGAQVLYKHTDPSVPQVNLDQGLYVDYRYFDKFNITPRFEFGFGLSYTTFDYTALSIEKLQKKSQWPSKRPKNEADPPTYDDKQSDPTSSLFPPGFRALRKYIYPYLGTLDGTEPGPYPYPEGYKKQQKPSAAGGGLGGNPSLYEAMLELTIQVTNTGTRTGQDVIQVYVSFPEDVAEHRGLGWSRQSIEFPERVLRNFSKVLLEPGETRNVKMTLTRKDLSFWSVRAQNWVLPTEGKFRIWAGRSSRDLPLVVEF